One Tribolium castaneum strain GA2 chromosome 6, icTriCast1.1, whole genome shotgun sequence genomic window, aactttcttcctaacatttttcttgcatctgtaaccgtattcgcagcgttttgaaaaatatggggcagagtgcgaattggtaaaagtttgaattttcttaaaatatagtttacgataatttttttgcattatgtaaATTTAAGCTCTCTCTGTGCAAAACAgagccattttaaaaaaaattgggccCTCTGGCGCCGGGAACATTTATTTGTgcgtcgtttcatatcctagCCTTTAGACCTCCGTAGACGGAACCCAACGTTCCAATTCCAGCATTCCAGCGACTGTTATTTTCCGGTGAATCACTAGAATTTTTGTCGATTCGGCTCGAAATTGATTTGGCAGACCGTTTCAAGCGCCCACTGACAATTATAAATAATCTCGTTGAAGTTCAGACTGACGGGCAGACGGAAAGACCTACTTTTcgtacgatttttttatttcatcgtTTTGTGAATGTTTGAAGATTCGGGCTGTTCATTTCATGAATAATTCACCGTGTTATCTGTTTCCTGTTGTCGTAAGTGCGTAACAACTATACGtcaattgattattttaacGGTTTTACTGCAAAAAGATCCAAGGAATGCAAAAATTAACGGCATGATCATCTGTTATGATAAATATGCGAGATAAGTCAAGGACGAGGCGTGGAGGTTatcaaaataacataaaaaattctattaataAAGAAGTTGgctatttttagaaatttaggGGGATTTTTCTATGATTTGGTAAAAACTGTGGTGTTTTGTTTCAGAGCACGTGTGGCAAGTGACCGTACTTAATCGAGGCCTCGGAAATGCCGGCCTTACCGGAAATTACCGCCTCTGTCTTACCGACAAGACTCTGAGTCTGATCAAAAGAGACTGCGAAAAACCAACAATCGAACTGAACCTTTCGAATATTCGAAGTTGCGGAAATCTCCGCGATTTTTTCTTCTTGGAGGTGAGTAACAGTAATACCAACACGATTGACACGTTGCCAACTTTGCACCAGACAAAACAACGAATTTCTTGCGTTCTTAAAATAACACACGGTGTTAAATTTCGTTCTGGATAAAAGATAAGCGATTACCAAGTTCAAGGGGAATTACAAGACTGACCTTggtgttgttgtttttttttcacagaTTGGTAGATCAAGTACCTTGGGAGCCGGCGAATTATGGATGCAAACGGAAGACAACAACATTGCCCAAAATGTGCATTCGACCGTTTTTCAgtaagaattattttttatttcattcagTGCCGTCAaccgaaataaataaactcgactATTCCGGTTTCGTTATTTTTGAGTATTTCTTTCGGTAAACAATTCAAGGAAATCGATCACGCCCACCGCGTGTGTGTATTTCGACGATTTTCAAGTGTTGCACAAATATTATCGGCTGCCTGTGGTAATCTATTGGCAACACTGAGTAATTGTTATTGTAGCAAATTGGTACAGGTGCATGAAAATGGAACGTTTGAATTACATAAAGGCATTGGCAACTTAAAAACAACTGTATTTGCTCTGTAATTCAAGTTATTTCGATTTAACGTTGCAATTGTGACGTCATAACCGCCTTCGAGCATTTGGTCCAATTTTaaggtttttaatatttgtcgggtttacggatatctaaaggttaggacgtacaaataaaacattcccGTCCGCGATAGTAGTTTcattaatgtcgccagagggcGTAGTTTCATTACCGTTTAAGtttcagagcaatgaatttgaaaaaattggttaTATTTGTCTAACAGTTAACATatagtaaacaaaaaaatacaggcatttagagcattaaattctcaataataagacataaacataatgcaaaaattttatcgtaaaccacatttaaaaaattttaaacttttaccaatttgcactctaccccatatttttcaaaatgctgcGAATACGTTTAcagatgcaaaaaaaatgttgggaagacagttgtagagaattaaatttccaacaaaaaagtccgcgagaccatatctctatcttcaaccatttaggccccaaaaggcgttcaaagacgctcaagcgacggatttgcgtcattttgccggtggtcaagtattggaaaggtaatttatacctaaaccattgaagatagaaatatggtgtcgcgaacttttttgtagaaaatttaattctctacaactttgttccttacactttttctgTATCTTCAACCCTTTCtacagcgttcgcaaaaatataaggtggaacgcaaatcgataattctttgcgcaccatcgcatatttatcaaaacgctgggaatacggttgaagatacaaaaaaagtgtaaggaacaaagttgtagagaattaaatttcctataaaaaagtccccGATACCATTTTTCTATCTTTTACAGTTTTGGTATAAATTGAGTTTCCGTTGACGTTGACGTTCAAGATATTGTCTCGCGGATTTTTCAAAGGAactttaattctctacaaaacataaaataggtaaaataagtcgccaatgcctctaatcacTGAAgccagtttaataaaaatcaaaaatttgttcattTAGGCGAAGCGGTGTTGTTTACACGGGAATTTAAACAGCGCGATAACAACAATGTTGCGCTGATAACAATTTCGgaatattttgtttgtttatttgtcTTGTAATacactttaaaatttacaataacGCTGCGATTATCTACGTGAAATTTATCACTGGCGCCTAACAATAAATAACAGCTGTTCTAATTGCCAAGTGACGTCGTCGATGATTTGCAAAACTTAATTGTCATCATTGGCACCACTGACGGCGTCACTCAAGTCAATATGACTGTTGCCAACCTGacaaattgtatttttctctCCAGTGCCATGTCTACCAACAGCAGCAGCAAGGACGAATTGGGCCCGAAAAGCCGTAATCGTTCCTCTTCGGCCACCGAATCCTCCAAACCTAACATGACGCGAAAAATCCACATCGCCCCCAAATGTCATATATTTCTACCACCAGGTAAAAAAACACGCAATTGGTGCAAGAAGTGTACTTCTtggatcaattttttttgttattgtctCCTATTCTGTCTCTGTCCCACCGTTCGTAGTATAGTTTTTAGTAGTGTTTTTCCTCCTTTAACTTCCAGATGTGTTCCACACTAGTGACACTCAGGTCATTCCCGCGGGCAGCTCCACGCAGCACCCTCTCGGTATGATTTTTATCCTTTCCCTTCCCCAAGTGTATGCAACGCGTCAGACACCGTGACGCATTACTGGTTGCATACGCGAGGGTTTgtctggtgttttttttttgtgggtGTTGGGTTATTTCATGTCTAATCTCTCATGACGCATTCTAAACCATCTGGGTTgatgataatttaaagagaTTCAAAGCGCTGTTAAATATGCTAATATGTGGTTGCATGGGGCTTGCAGTGAGCGGTGTTGCCAGTTTTTATCAACATCTAATCCAGAGAGGAGCCAAAGCTTCAGAACGTCGACATTCAATATCAGGTCTGTAATTGTTGCTTAACAACATTTTGGCACAAAACAGGCCCGTTTTTTATGTGAAAATAGTGAGGTTTGGTTGCAACAGGGCCGGGCTGGCCCTTTTGACCGAACCTCGCTTTTGGTCcttttttgtgtcatttttgttttatcggGATGTTTGTCCTCCAGCAGGTAGTCTAACCCATTGTGGCGTCATCAGCCATCAGCGCACTCAATCACTGCCTTTAGCGAATCCCGCACCTCTTTCCGATCACTCGCACTCACGAAAACGCCCCAAATGTACGTATCATGCGCATTATCATTGCCATTTTTGCGCCCAGCGATGGTGTCAAAGTCGGCTGTGTTGATTGACAATTGACAGTATTATAAAATGTGTGCAGTGTCTAAAAAACGGACATGGGGGCGCTACGAGGCTGCGCTCCAATGGAATCTGTATATTCTGGTTTGGAACCTtgctaaattttgtttacaaaaaatgcttTTGTGTTTTGTGGGTTGTTTGTGTTGTTTTCTAACCAAATAATCAAgaaatttgatattttatacgcaaatttatatatttattttttaaatataaagatTACATTTGGGTTATAGACTTTAGGGAtgtctaaaatttacaaatatacAAGAACGTAATCAAACATCTCAATAATTGCTTACTATTTCTTTAATACTTTAAAACCTTTGCTCTAAGTCAGAATTATTAGTACCATCTAAATATTGATAGCTTTACATCGCTTTGTAGACCAAAATCAAAGTTTGTTTTAACCaactaaattttgtaaaaaatatgtaaaatacaAGACTTGTCTTTTTTTAACCCCAACTGGGAGGCAGATATGTTACTGTTTTTACTGTActtctaaaaaaattcctgCATTTTCTTTAGTTGTTGAGCGTATGTTCGGACTGCTTACTTAACCAGTCTCTTTGAGTGattgtttaacttaaaaatatagATTTTGTTTCTAAAACAACGCGAAAAATTGATGTTGTCATATACTGTGTTCACTTTTTACAAATATTGTTCAGTAATACAATTTCAAGcagtttttagtacaaaagcaattaataataatattacaaaCATTAACATTTACgtaatgaatttaaataatacgCAAGACAGAGATGTAACCTATTTAACAACTAAAAGTTCGATTAAAAGTTATATTATTGTGTAAGTGTATTCTctgataattaaattataagatATAGCTTTTTTGCACCTATGTGATCTAATTTTACTTAAACAAATGGAGTTCAATCGACCGTCTAGAGACATTTTGTAGATACAGTGTTTTACCTTGGGAAAAGGAATGTTCTGTTGCAGTTACtgtttatgaaaaaaacaattttgtttattaatttagacaaagAATTGCTAATGagtatttaaattaatctaagcgtaaaaataaactgaaattagattaaaaacctacttaaaaaaaagttggttaCTGTGTTTTTGCTTGGGATAGCCGTTTTATAGATCGAAATCAAAAATGAACTCCTTACGGcttattttcagaattaatcGAAGTGAAATTTGAATGcgagtaattgttttattagaaCTGCGTTTGgtaccaattttttataagaagccgttagtttttaaaatttttctcaaattacGGAATATTCTGTAAATCAATTCGTTCTTCTGATTTGGAATGTTTGGAAATTGATATGAAGTAAATATGTAGGTAATTTTATCGTTCTCAACTTGTCCACAGTTTAGAATACAGAAGTTCGGATACTTACTTGGCATTTTGATTATTCAATATAAAGTTTGAAACTTGAAACAATGATATAGCGCCTATTAAGCTGCAAAAATGGATTACTTGTGAgattattttatcaattaatttgtcaaaaattgtgACATTAATTTTCcgcaaatttacaataatacAGGTGTATCCTGTAGTCAcctgtgaatttctcatgtaaaagTAGAATTGCCGCTTCATAAAACTACTGATAGGCATTCAGATATCGATTGACTTTCTTCATTTCTTgagaatttttattgaatctcCATTTCGGAAACCTTCcgtaataacagtattttcttGTACACTTTAGTTACTTTTCAACGAAACTTTTGAATGTAATTAACTGACAACTTGTGTATTTCACAGCTGacaattttgacatttattgacagcgGACTCATTTGGGTAGAGCGGCACAATGTTTTTAcatgttaaataatttcaaagttaactagatgagaatcattttaacacacactgtataaataacattatatgattatttgattaaatttggtGATTCACTAATAATATGaggaaaattgtaaaatggcaaaaatatCTATTACGTTATCAAAAGTAGGTaataatttgtgaaaaaattctgTAAACAAACCAATATTTGAAAGACTGCAATAGAGAacttcataaaaatttagttttaatttctaataGTAATAAGGATTCAATTTTCATTGAACAATTCACATTTACACTATTTgaactgaaatattttttctaatacaCTGGTGATTCAAAAATGTGTGGCATAATTGTAACCACGTATACTGACCCACctcaaaaaatagaaaaatttgcttttcaaaaatcatttttagatGTAAATCAACTAAATGCGAATCATTTTAACACGCCTTGTATTACTGTCAGTCAACACAGACGATGAGGGAAAGTTGGAACATTCCGACCCTTTGATTACCAACTGTTTTTCTTGCAGGTATGAGCCGGGAACGTTGCGATTCGATGCCATCCCGGGCACGAACCACATCCGAGGGGAATCACCGACACTTGAATCCTTATCGGCCGGCATCGCTGTACGGTCGTGACATTTCGCACAGTCCGCCATTAGGCAGTCCGGTGAGTCCCCCGTGTTCCACCGATTCGGCAGGAAGTTCGTACAGTTTGACCGACGAAACGGACGTTTGTACGGAAATGGAACCAAGTTTGGGACGCTATGGACACTCATTGACCCCAGACGAGGCGATTGCCGAGGAGGACTGTCCTGATAGCCCCCCCTACAATAATTACATTTCGATGACGTTGCACAGCTCGGACGATGGATATGTGGATATGTCGCCCAGGGGACGGCATCATAATTCGCCGACGGCGAGTATGAGTAGCGTCACTTCGGGGACTCCCTCAACGGACATGCGCTTCGCGGAGTATCCCCTTGAGAAGGTGACGTCGTACTTGGCCGACGATGACGGACGGCCAGCTCGGGCATATTCGGTCGGTTCC contains:
- the chico gene encoding insulin receptor substrate 1-B isoform X13 yields the protein MNNSPCYLFPVVVKHVWQVTVLNRGLGNAGLTGNYRLCLTDKTLSLIKRDCEKPTIELNLSNIRSCGNLRDFFFLEIGRSSTLGAGELWMQTEDNNIAQNVHSTVFHAMSTNSSSKDELGPKSRNRSSSATESSKPNMTRKIHIAPKCHIFLPPDVFHTSDTQVIPAGSSTQHPLVSGVASFYQHLIQRGAKASERRHSISAGSLTHCGVISHQRTQSLPLANPAPLSDHSHSRKRPKCMSRERCDSMPSRARTTSEGNHRHLNPYRPASLYGRDISHSPPLGSPVSPPCSTDSAGSSYSLTDETDVCTEMEPSLGRYGHSLTPDEAIAEEDCPDSPPYNNYISMTLHSSDDGYVDMSPRGRHHNSPTASMSSVTSGTPSTDMRFAEYPLEKVTSYLADDDGRPARAYSVGSKPERYKKYTEMGGNSDNLRARALSVGSKKPPARVLPPHGYHHPGTKSSSAPILTNSRGQGSYNSIGPMDDLMEMDFSHNSGYMDMKPVNSGYVEMKPGRKPETSPYVDMSSGSSPAKPSYISPAATTTQTEVYMEMDPRKNHSEYLSMSFTKKLPSPGSPGTPEGYVEMSLGRGHNPSQLTEDYANMSLNNTKKRPNRKKDKNRSEPINIQGGPNPRSLLLARKHSTGTPPTMYLPLVEATPHDSKDSSSSSINTPSSSSTIFPISLNSPSKATPDYIPMDFDKSDYVNYDPKPGVGEFRPINESNDDEGRAYEVLRPSSSESCSTIGGSRPASVSSAHMHYASLDLDEGGNRSPRTVKGSGGEQGEVTLTYAAIDFVKSEGLKHNAVAATNAKVKH